The following proteins come from a genomic window of Polyangiaceae bacterium:
- a CDS encoding restriction endonuclease subunit S: MAERKKSWQRVKLGDVVTNSTAATKDYEADGFSRYIIGKHIPEDGRISEWSPVGDGDFGSRIRTIVRAGDVICTTRGPKLRVAVATFDCLSAHTNFILRPLDEGVILPSLVEAVARSEGFQDHLRRNFRGSTNLFVNWSDAARYEFSLPPLDEQRRMAAVLDAARETTEAVQHTARAALQVRRSLQKGYFLDAHDEANTTVGQIADVRNGTTPRRGRDEYWGGDVAWLPTGKVNERKITAADEFITEKALSECSLDLIPASSTLIAMIGQGKTRGMAAFLSFEATINQNFAAVVPGNEVEPEFLFYQLEAKYQLLRLWSQGTNQQALNCRLVSAFPFWVPSVQRQREIVDVLRTADLAHEQAEGRATMAWEALGMIRESILAGGPS, from the coding sequence ATGGCTGAACGCAAGAAATCATGGCAGCGAGTGAAGCTGGGAGACGTCGTCACGAATTCGACAGCCGCTACCAAGGACTACGAGGCAGACGGCTTTTCTCGCTACATTATTGGAAAACACATTCCCGAGGACGGAAGAATCAGCGAGTGGAGTCCCGTCGGCGACGGAGACTTTGGATCGAGGATTCGAACAATTGTCCGTGCAGGTGATGTGATCTGCACCACGCGGGGGCCAAAGCTGCGTGTCGCGGTCGCGACCTTCGACTGTCTTTCAGCTCACACCAACTTCATTCTCCGTCCACTGGACGAGGGGGTAATCCTTCCGAGCCTCGTCGAGGCCGTCGCCAGATCTGAGGGGTTTCAGGACCACCTTCGGCGGAACTTCCGCGGCTCGACGAATCTCTTCGTGAACTGGTCTGATGCGGCAAGATATGAGTTCTCGCTGCCGCCATTGGACGAACAGCGACGCATGGCCGCTGTACTTGACGCCGCGCGCGAGACGACCGAGGCAGTTCAGCACACCGCACGCGCGGCTCTGCAAGTACGCCGGTCGCTTCAGAAGGGATATTTCCTCGACGCACACGACGAAGCGAACACGACGGTCGGTCAGATTGCAGATGTTCGCAACGGCACGACGCCTCGTCGCGGACGCGACGAGTATTGGGGCGGAGATGTTGCGTGGCTTCCCACTGGCAAAGTGAACGAACGAAAGATCACAGCAGCCGATGAGTTCATTACCGAGAAGGCACTTAGTGAGTGCTCGCTCGATCTGATTCCAGCGTCATCCACACTCATCGCCATGATTGGCCAAGGAAAGACGCGTGGCATGGCCGCCTTCCTTTCTTTTGAGGCGACGATCAATCAGAACTTCGCGGCGGTCGTTCCTGGCAATGAAGTTGAGCCAGAGTTTCTTTTCTACCAGCTCGAAGCCAAGTACCAGCTGCTTCGGCTGTGGAGCCAGGGAACCAATCAGCAAGCGCTAAACTGCCGACTTGTGTCTGCGTTCCCGTTTTGGGTGCCCAGCGTTCAGCGACAGCGCGAAATCGTGGACGTCCTCCGCACAGCAGACTTGGCCCACGAACAAGCTGAGGGTCGGGCAACCATGGCTTGGGAGGCATTGGGGATGATTCGAGAGAGTATTCTGGCGGGAGGGCCATCATGA
- a CDS encoding multiubiquitin domain-containing protein, which translates to MEAEVDEIEIELHTQQVSGKEKAPKAKKYVIRIDKTKFTVEVSSMTGREILTLAGKTPVEQYKLTQKMHGGAAKTINLDDPVDFTEPGVERFMTLKRDQTEG; encoded by the coding sequence ATGGAAGCTGAAGTCGACGAGATCGAGATCGAACTCCACACCCAGCAGGTCAGCGGGAAGGAGAAGGCGCCGAAGGCGAAGAAGTACGTCATCCGAATCGACAAGACGAAGTTCACCGTCGAGGTCTCGTCGATGACTGGGCGTGAGATCCTCACCCTCGCCGGCAAGACACCGGTCGAGCAGTACAAGCTGACCCAGAAGATGCACGGCGGCGCGGCGAAGACGATCAACCTCGACGACCCGGTCGACTTCACGGAGCCCGGCGTCGAGCGCTTCATGACGCTGAAGCGTGACCAAACCGAGGGCTGA
- a CDS encoding ImmA/IrrE family metallo-endopeptidase: MTQDDAAKHLGVSRPTFVQIEAGKRSVSSLELDKLAYLFGRDIREFVANEFHQEDSLTALFRAQAAVVSEPDVLDKLRECMALGRELTNLERLVGIDRDLSAVASYPFPTPKARWEAVQQGQRLAEEERRRLGLGFAPLPDMTELLESQGVRTAMVELPNDVSGLTLSDRKVGLFVVANDVHHYLRRRFSFAHEYAHVVADRDRPGLISQTSARDDLVEVRANSFAANFLMPEDGVRQFVAGLGKGKPSRLFAEVFDEDTALNVEGRSEPGTQTIQLYDVLLLAHHFGVSRISALYRLRNLRLLSKAEFTHLKALDDQGKAKQLATALGLPEPDHAEMRSEFKHRFLGLALEAYRRDEISRGKLRELVAMVGLSVDDLDQLLDDAGLDGEDDPTP; encoded by the coding sequence ATGACCCAAGACGACGCTGCGAAGCACCTCGGCGTCTCCCGGCCGACCTTTGTCCAGATCGAGGCGGGCAAACGCTCGGTCTCCAGCCTCGAGCTCGACAAGCTCGCGTACCTGTTCGGGCGCGACATCCGCGAATTCGTGGCCAACGAGTTCCACCAGGAGGATTCGCTCACCGCGCTGTTCCGTGCGCAAGCCGCCGTCGTGAGCGAGCCCGATGTGCTCGACAAGCTTCGCGAGTGCATGGCGCTCGGGCGTGAGCTGACGAACCTCGAGCGGCTCGTCGGCATCGACCGCGATCTGTCGGCGGTCGCCTCCTACCCATTCCCGACGCCAAAAGCGCGCTGGGAGGCGGTGCAGCAGGGGCAGCGCCTTGCGGAGGAGGAGCGCCGTCGTCTGGGCCTGGGCTTCGCGCCGCTCCCTGACATGACCGAGCTACTCGAGTCGCAGGGCGTGCGCACCGCGATGGTCGAGTTGCCGAACGACGTCTCCGGGCTGACGCTCAGCGACCGGAAGGTGGGCCTCTTCGTCGTCGCGAACGACGTGCACCACTACCTGCGTCGCCGCTTCTCGTTCGCCCACGAATACGCCCACGTCGTCGCCGATCGCGACCGCCCCGGGCTCATCAGCCAGACCTCCGCGCGCGACGACCTCGTGGAGGTTCGGGCCAACTCGTTCGCCGCGAACTTCCTCATGCCGGAGGACGGTGTCCGTCAGTTCGTCGCGGGCCTCGGCAAGGGCAAGCCGAGCCGCCTCTTCGCCGAGGTGTTCGACGAGGACACGGCGCTCAACGTGGAGGGGCGCTCGGAGCCTGGCACGCAAACCATCCAGCTGTACGACGTCCTGCTGCTCGCCCACCACTTCGGCGTGAGCCGAATCTCCGCGCTGTACCGGCTGCGCAACCTGCGGCTGCTGTCGAAGGCCGAGTTCACCCACCTCAAGGCGCTCGACGACCAGGGCAAGGCCAAGCAGCTCGCCACGGCGCTCGGGCTCCCGGAGCCCGACCACGCGGAGATGCGCAGCGAGTTCAAGCACCGCTTCCTGGGGCTCGCGCTCGAAGCCTACCGTCGTGACGAGATCTCACGCGGCAAGCTCCGGGAGCTCGTGGCGATGGTCGGCCTCAGCGTCGACGACCTGGACCAACTCCTCGATGACGCCGGTCTTGACGGCGAAGACGACCCGACGCCGTGA
- a CDS encoding recombinase family protein, producing the protein MPSGLLGRAFLLARLSRQLTAATASCAPVHRRVLLVVEVADEIYTRKSTDKGLERDFNSLDAQREACEQYIKSQAHLGWKLTDTRYDDGGFTGANIDRPAFARLLNDIDAGRVDVVVVYKVDRLSRSLLDFAKVMDRFNKAGAAFVSVTQNFSTADAMGRLTLNVLMSFAEFEREMISERTRDKIAGSRRRGKWTGGAVPIGYEAQDKKLVIIEHEAHVVRDIFERYLDRQSALSIAQHLNEAHQLTKQRTTRKGHVRPGRAWSKDVVLRILKNPVYAGLMPYRDEVFEGEHEAIIEPAIFHRVQVYLKKFGAGRTGKPRSGEYLLSGRLFCVCGYAMTGKSTSKKKGNTKRYRYYQCVNRDKRGRRACDARPLPANAIESFVVTRIRDVTADGNLADEVTRRMDAYFEQKRDALEREQKKLPALIAELSSEIKKLIDTIIGVNESARRQIETRIDELGQAMAKHEMRLVEVERTLTGLDDLQSEGRWVSGALKTFDTVWDVMSPANRMRLIEAVVKKVIVNEPENEVTVMLNDLGAPDRQDDRTDEAGAGEAVPATAAMEASP; encoded by the coding sequence ATGCCGAGCGGCCTTCTTGGACGTGCGTTTCTACTCGCCCGACTGAGCCGACAGCTTACCGCCGCCACGGCATCATGCGCGCCGGTTCACCGCCGCGTGCTTCTCGTGGTCGAGGTCGCGGATGAGATCTACACGCGCAAGTCGACGGACAAGGGCCTCGAGCGCGACTTCAACTCCCTCGACGCCCAGCGGGAGGCCTGCGAGCAGTACATCAAGAGCCAAGCGCACCTCGGCTGGAAGCTCACCGACACTCGCTACGACGACGGCGGCTTCACCGGGGCAAACATCGACCGGCCCGCATTTGCCCGCCTGCTCAACGACATCGACGCCGGCCGCGTCGACGTGGTGGTGGTCTACAAGGTCGATCGCCTCAGCCGCTCGTTACTCGACTTTGCCAAGGTGATGGACCGGTTCAACAAGGCCGGCGCCGCCTTCGTGTCGGTCACCCAGAACTTCTCGACGGCCGACGCCATGGGCCGTCTCACGCTCAACGTCCTGATGTCCTTCGCGGAGTTCGAGCGCGAAATGATCAGCGAGCGAACCCGGGACAAGATTGCCGGGTCGCGCCGACGCGGCAAGTGGACCGGCGGCGCGGTGCCCATCGGCTACGAGGCACAGGACAAGAAGCTGGTCATCATCGAGCACGAGGCCCACGTGGTGCGCGACATCTTCGAGCGCTACCTCGACCGTCAGTCGGCCCTGTCGATCGCCCAGCATCTCAACGAGGCGCACCAGCTCACCAAACAGCGCACCACCCGCAAGGGGCACGTCCGGCCGGGGCGGGCATGGAGCAAGGACGTCGTCCTTCGGATTCTGAAGAACCCCGTGTACGCCGGGCTGATGCCGTACCGCGACGAGGTCTTCGAGGGCGAACACGAGGCCATCATCGAGCCGGCCATCTTCCACCGCGTGCAGGTCTACCTGAAGAAGTTCGGCGCGGGCCGGACTGGCAAGCCGCGCAGCGGCGAGTACCTGCTGTCCGGGCGGCTCTTCTGTGTCTGTGGTTACGCCATGACCGGCAAGAGCACCAGCAAGAAGAAGGGCAACACCAAGCGCTACCGCTACTACCAGTGCGTCAACCGAGATAAGCGAGGCCGGCGTGCCTGCGACGCGCGACCGCTACCCGCCAATGCCATCGAGAGCTTCGTGGTGACCCGCATCCGCGACGTGACCGCCGACGGCAACCTCGCCGACGAAGTGACCCGTCGCATGGACGCCTACTTCGAGCAGAAGCGTGACGCCCTCGAGCGCGAGCAGAAGAAGCTGCCCGCGCTGATCGCGGAGCTGTCGTCGGAGATCAAGAAGCTCATCGACACCATCATCGGCGTCAACGAGTCGGCGCGGCGGCAAATCGAGACGCGCATCGACGAGCTCGGGCAGGCTATGGCCAAGCACGAGATGCGCCTGGTGGAGGTGGAGCGCACGCTCACCGGGCTCGACGACCTTCAGTCTGAGGGCCGCTGGGTCAGCGGCGCGCTGAAGACCTTCGACACCGTCTGGGACGTGATGTCGCCGGCCAACCGCATGCGCCTCATCGAGGCCGTCGTGAAGAAGGTGATCGTCAACGAGCCCGAGAACGAGGTCACCGTGATGCTCAACGACCTCGGCGCACCCGATCGCCAAGACGACCGAACGGATGAAGCCGGGGCCGGCGAGGCCGTGCCAGCCACGGCTGCGATGGAGGCCAGCCCATGA
- a CDS encoding phospholipase D family protein — protein MRFLATNSELKAAVASLLKSCKRARWAVAWASSSAPGFKLLTQHQSKIAQLTVGTHFYQTDPEFIAAFIEHSNAQFVLNPSGVFHPKLYYFEHGGSRWDCVVGSPNFTQAAFSSNSESAVWVNQEDAGAVEAHEDIVCALDGYRTLGSSVAPEDLEAYRAVWARQQKRLGPLSGTYSPPTNSKKAPRSPLEVPIFRERWKQYFRTVKEDTEHTTDGRLAVLEEAARLFRKHGRFSDIDDDGRRGIAGFGRTDEFDWLWFGSMKGAGYFKQAVNENNAQLSDALDRIPLTGEVGRADFDAFVERFSSAFERSGTATATRLLALKRPDYFVCLDSKNRKQLCEAFDIPKNVDLDDYWSRVIERIMDSNWWNAPEPSGGLERRIWRCRAAFLDVRFYSPD, from the coding sequence ATGCGGTTCCTGGCTACCAACTCCGAGCTCAAGGCAGCGGTGGCAAGCCTTCTGAAGAGCTGCAAGCGCGCCCGATGGGCGGTGGCCTGGGCTTCAAGCAGCGCGCCAGGCTTCAAGCTGCTCACGCAACATCAGTCGAAGATCGCCCAGCTCACCGTCGGCACCCACTTCTACCAGACCGACCCCGAGTTCATCGCCGCATTCATCGAGCACTCGAACGCGCAGTTCGTCCTCAACCCCAGCGGGGTCTTCCACCCAAAGCTGTACTACTTCGAGCACGGAGGTAGCCGTTGGGACTGCGTCGTGGGCAGCCCCAACTTCACGCAGGCGGCATTCAGCTCGAACTCGGAGTCCGCCGTGTGGGTCAACCAAGAGGACGCGGGCGCCGTCGAGGCACACGAGGACATCGTCTGCGCGTTGGACGGGTATCGAACCCTCGGGAGCAGTGTCGCCCCGGAAGATCTCGAAGCGTACCGAGCGGTCTGGGCTCGCCAGCAGAAGCGCCTGGGCCCGCTCTCCGGTACGTACTCGCCTCCAACGAACTCAAAGAAGGCGCCGCGGTCACCGCTGGAAGTGCCCATCTTCAGGGAGAGGTGGAAGCAGTACTTCCGCACGGTGAAAGAGGACACCGAGCACACCACAGACGGTAGGCTCGCCGTCCTGGAAGAAGCCGCCCGGCTCTTCCGCAAGCATGGGCGATTCTCCGACATCGATGACGATGGTCGCCGGGGCATCGCTGGTTTCGGGCGAACCGACGAATTCGACTGGCTCTGGTTCGGAAGCATGAAGGGCGCGGGCTACTTCAAGCAGGCAGTGAACGAGAACAACGCGCAGCTCTCGGATGCTCTCGACCGCATCCCCCTCACGGGCGAGGTCGGCCGAGCGGACTTCGATGCATTCGTTGAGCGGTTCAGCTCTGCATTCGAGAGGTCGGGAACAGCTACAGCGACGAGGCTGCTGGCGCTCAAGCGCCCCGACTACTTCGTGTGTCTGGACTCGAAGAACCGCAAACAGCTCTGCGAGGCGTTCGACATCCCGAAGAACGTCGATCTCGACGACTACTGGTCGAGGGTGATCGAGCGCATCATGGACTCGAACTGGTGGAACGCCCCGGAACCGTCCGGCGGTCTCGAGCGACGCATTTGGCGATGCCGAGCGGCCTTCTTGGACGTGCGTTTCTACTCGCCCGACTGA
- a CDS encoding SAM-dependent DNA methyltransferase, with product MTTVLTQERLESYLWGAATILRGLVDAGDYKQFIFPLVFYKRLSDVWDEDYANALGAYDGSELLAKAEADERFRIPDGAHWKQVRTTPKNVGRAIQDAMRAIEAGNPGRLDGIFGDAPWTNKERLPDHTLKNLLEHFSSETLSIARVPEDSLGDGYEYLVGKFADDGGSTAQEFYTNRTLVHLMAQLLQPRDGESIYDPTCGTGGMLLSALAEVKRSGGEYRTLKLYGQERNHMTASIARMNLVLHGVEDFDIQRGDTLERPIFADGDRLRTFNVVLANPPYSIKRWNREAWASDPWGRNFLGTPPQGRADYAFFQHILKSLDAQTGRCAILFPHGVLFRDVEAELRRKLIEADLIECVLGLGPNLFFNSAMEACVVFCRARKPAARRGRILFIDAVNEIARERGVSFLRPEHQQRIRTAYKAFADEPGFAAVATLPEIATHGHSLSIPLYVRRAPASKTKGRNTQTLTEVWSEWEQGGRSFWQHMDALVDVLEGLQSEEASHG from the coding sequence ATGACGACAGTCCTGACCCAAGAGCGACTCGAGTCTTACCTCTGGGGCGCAGCCACGATCCTTCGGGGTCTTGTCGATGCTGGCGACTACAAGCAGTTCATCTTTCCGTTGGTATTCTACAAGCGGCTATCCGACGTGTGGGACGAGGACTACGCCAATGCGCTAGGCGCATATGACGGGTCCGAGCTTCTGGCCAAGGCCGAAGCTGACGAGCGATTTCGGATCCCTGATGGCGCTCACTGGAAGCAGGTCCGGACAACACCGAAAAACGTCGGCCGGGCTATTCAAGACGCGATGAGAGCCATTGAGGCCGGCAATCCAGGCCGGCTCGACGGCATCTTCGGAGATGCACCATGGACAAACAAGGAACGTTTGCCCGACCACACCCTGAAGAACCTACTTGAGCACTTCTCCAGCGAGACACTCTCTATTGCGCGGGTTCCGGAGGACTCACTCGGAGACGGTTACGAGTATCTCGTTGGCAAGTTTGCCGACGACGGCGGAAGCACTGCCCAGGAGTTTTACACCAACCGCACGCTTGTCCACCTTATGGCCCAGTTACTCCAGCCCCGCGACGGCGAGAGCATCTACGACCCTACGTGCGGGACCGGCGGAATGCTGCTGTCAGCGCTCGCTGAGGTGAAACGCTCCGGCGGCGAGTATCGCACCCTGAAGCTGTATGGCCAGGAGCGCAACCACATGACCGCTTCCATCGCCCGCATGAACTTGGTGCTCCACGGGGTTGAGGATTTCGACATTCAACGTGGCGACACCCTGGAGCGGCCGATCTTTGCCGATGGAGACAGGCTGCGCACGTTCAATGTTGTTCTGGCGAATCCGCCGTATTCCATAAAGCGGTGGAACCGAGAGGCATGGGCGTCTGATCCATGGGGTCGCAACTTCCTCGGCACGCCACCACAGGGCCGCGCCGACTATGCGTTCTTTCAGCACATATTGAAGAGCTTGGACGCCCAAACCGGACGTTGCGCGATTCTCTTCCCGCACGGCGTCCTGTTCCGGGACGTCGAGGCCGAACTTCGGCGAAAGCTCATCGAGGCCGACCTTATCGAATGCGTCCTCGGCCTTGGTCCGAATCTGTTCTTCAATTCTGCGATGGAGGCCTGCGTGGTGTTCTGCAGAGCCCGAAAGCCTGCTGCCAGGAGGGGGCGGATTCTCTTTATCGATGCTGTCAACGAGATCGCTAGAGAGCGTGGGGTCAGCTTTCTTAGACCCGAACACCAGCAACGAATCCGCACGGCCTACAAAGCCTTCGCGGACGAACCCGGATTTGCCGCGGTTGCGACCCTGCCCGAAATTGCGACCCACGGGCACAGCCTTTCAATCCCCCTGTATGTTAGGCGCGCACCAGCAAGCAAGACGAAAGGGCGCAACACGCAGACTCTCACCGAAGTATGGTCCGAATGGGAGCAAGGCGGGCGCTCGTTCTGGCAGCACATGGACGCCTTGGTCGACGTGCTGGAGGGACTGCAGAGCGAAGAGGCCTCTCATGGCTGA
- a CDS encoding helix-turn-helix domain-containing protein: MPDEILTVAEVAELLKVAEKTVYTMAQRTEIPCFRVRGQWRFRRSDIDAWIERQVSGEQKDGGGADE, from the coding sequence ATGCCGGATGAGATCCTAACCGTGGCCGAAGTGGCCGAGCTGCTGAAGGTCGCCGAGAAGACCGTGTACACGATGGCGCAACGCACTGAAATTCCATGCTTTAGGGTCCGCGGCCAGTGGCGCTTCCGCCGCTCGGACATCGATGCGTGGATCGAGCGCCAGGTCTCCGGAGAGCAGAAGGACGGAGGCGGTGCCGATGAATGA
- a CDS encoding SAM-dependent DNA methyltransferase, giving the protein MNDQSSLPLELTLQQLESHLWEAANILRGSPVDRTDWKSYILPLLFFKRICDVWDEEYAEAVETYGEDFEDEHRFQVPEGCHWRDVRETASNVGKKLQNAMRGLERANQKHLYGVFGDAQWTNKDRLADDLLKDLVEHFSALPLGNKTVRNDVIGDAYEYLIKKFADTTNKKAGEFYTPRSVVRLMVDILDPKEGETVYDPACGTGGMLLAAVEHVRAAGGDPRTFFGRLFGQEKNLTTSAVARMNLLLHGVEDFQVERGDTLRSPVFSDPSTGGLATFDVVIANPPFSLENWGRDVWESDPWGRAFAGLPSDKSGDFAWVQHMVASMAPSSGRMAVVLPQGALFRAGVEGQIRQKLLEEDRVEAVIGLAPNLFYGTGLAACILVLRMKKPRPRAGRVLIADASALFRKDRAQNHMEPGHVAQILSWVTGFRDVEHQARVVTVGEIEREDWTLNISRYVLPPIGEDIPPLDHAISEFKATLARCRDAEERLRRELSEGGWLE; this is encoded by the coding sequence ATGAATGACCAGTCATCGCTCCCGCTCGAGCTGACCCTCCAGCAGCTCGAGTCCCACCTCTGGGAGGCCGCCAACATCCTCCGCGGCAGCCCCGTCGATCGCACCGACTGGAAGAGCTACATCCTGCCGCTGCTCTTCTTCAAGCGCATCTGCGACGTCTGGGACGAGGAGTATGCCGAGGCGGTCGAGACGTATGGCGAGGACTTCGAGGACGAGCACCGGTTCCAGGTGCCCGAGGGCTGCCACTGGCGCGACGTGCGCGAGACCGCGTCGAATGTCGGCAAGAAGCTCCAGAACGCCATGCGCGGACTTGAACGAGCCAACCAAAAGCACCTCTACGGCGTTTTTGGTGACGCCCAGTGGACGAACAAGGACCGTTTGGCCGACGACCTACTGAAGGATCTCGTCGAGCACTTCTCGGCACTGCCCCTCGGTAACAAGACCGTCCGCAACGACGTGATCGGCGATGCCTACGAGTACCTGATCAAGAAGTTCGCCGACACGACGAACAAGAAGGCCGGCGAGTTCTACACCCCTCGCAGCGTCGTGCGCCTGATGGTCGACATCCTCGACCCAAAGGAAGGCGAGACCGTCTACGACCCCGCGTGTGGCACCGGCGGTATGTTGCTTGCCGCTGTCGAGCATGTACGGGCGGCCGGAGGAGATCCCCGAACATTCTTCGGAAGACTGTTCGGACAAGAGAAGAACCTAACCACGTCTGCGGTGGCGCGGATGAATCTTCTTCTACACGGCGTCGAGGATTTCCAAGTGGAGCGAGGTGACACGCTGCGCAGTCCCGTGTTCTCCGACCCAAGCACGGGCGGCTTGGCGACGTTCGACGTTGTCATCGCAAATCCCCCGTTCTCACTAGAGAATTGGGGGCGTGATGTTTGGGAAAGCGACCCGTGGGGTCGCGCCTTTGCGGGACTTCCTTCGGATAAGTCGGGCGATTTCGCCTGGGTGCAACATATGGTCGCGTCGATGGCTCCAAGCAGTGGGCGCATGGCCGTCGTGCTTCCGCAGGGCGCTCTCTTTCGAGCGGGAGTTGAGGGGCAGATCCGCCAGAAGCTGCTTGAGGAGGACCGTGTAGAAGCGGTGATCGGCCTCGCCCCCAATCTCTTCTATGGCACAGGCCTAGCTGCCTGCATCCTAGTGCTCCGCATGAAGAAGCCTCGGCCCCGTGCCGGCAGAGTCTTGATCGCGGATGCGTCGGCCTTGTTCCGCAAGGACCGAGCCCAGAACCACATGGAACCTGGTCACGTCGCGCAGATCCTATCCTGGGTCACCGGCTTCCGTGACGTCGAACACCAAGCTCGAGTCGTGACCGTCGGGGAGATCGAGCGAGAGGATTGGACGCTGAATATCAGCCGCTACGTCCTTCCACCGATCGGCGAGGACATACCTCCTCTCGACCACGCGATATCGGAGTTCAAGGCAACTCTAGCCCGCTGCCGTGACGCGGAAGAGCGGCTGCGACGCGAGCTCAGTGAGGGAGGTTGGCTCGAATGA
- a CDS encoding ThiF family adenylyltransferase — translation MKNRPAHLRLAGIHVEELHRHLFPGDGKEAVAFALCGRHHATEHDVLLVQEVLPVPYADCPVRKADQITWRTEAIEPLLLRASTATPKLAVVKFHSHPTGYDDFSRTDDISDRDLFPSIYGWVHDDAPHASVVILPDRRMFGRSIDSENRFHRLQQILVADHDIGLFGTSASGALPAHAERHAQVFSDSTTSRLRQLAIGVVGCSGTGSFVIEMLTRLGVRKLVLVDPDRVEYRNLNRIVGTTAADAATGRSKVEVIGEHVARIGLDTRVEIVPRELASVEAVRALAGCDVLFGCMDSHDGRRTLNRLASFYVLPYFDCGVGLVADGCGNIDDVTAASHYVQPGRSTLLARRVISQKRADAEAMARRDPEQYRALHAEKYIEGAEIDSPAVISVNALAASLVVNEFLARLHPFRQTANADYASVRLKYDAMLLDVERETNATPLRRALGRGDVHPLLDLPELSSVGA, via the coding sequence ATGAAGAACCGTCCAGCTCATCTCCGCCTCGCGGGCATTCACGTTGAGGAACTTCATCGTCACCTGTTCCCCGGTGACGGCAAGGAAGCCGTGGCGTTCGCGCTCTGCGGTCGTCACCACGCTACCGAACACGACGTCCTACTCGTGCAGGAGGTGCTCCCGGTCCCCTACGCAGATTGTCCGGTCCGCAAGGCCGACCAAATCACCTGGCGCACGGAGGCCATCGAACCGCTCCTGCTGCGGGCGTCTACGGCCACGCCGAAGCTTGCGGTGGTGAAGTTCCACAGCCACCCCACGGGTTACGACGACTTCTCGCGCACCGACGACATCTCGGACCGGGACCTCTTCCCCTCGATCTACGGATGGGTCCATGACGATGCACCTCACGCCAGCGTCGTCATACTCCCAGACCGCCGCATGTTCGGTCGCAGCATCGACAGCGAAAATCGCTTCCACCGCCTCCAGCAGATCCTCGTCGCTGACCACGACATCGGCCTCTTTGGGACAAGCGCTTCGGGAGCTTTGCCCGCTCACGCGGAGCGCCACGCGCAGGTCTTTAGCGACAGTACGACCAGCCGTCTTCGGCAACTCGCCATCGGGGTGGTCGGGTGCTCTGGCACGGGCAGCTTCGTCATCGAGATGCTGACCCGCCTCGGCGTGAGAAAGCTGGTGCTGGTTGACCCTGATCGCGTCGAGTACAGGAACCTCAACCGGATCGTCGGCACGACGGCCGCTGACGCGGCGACGGGCAGGAGCAAGGTCGAGGTGATTGGCGAGCACGTGGCCCGCATTGGCCTCGACACTCGCGTCGAGATCGTGCCGCGCGAGTTGGCTTCGGTAGAGGCCGTTCGCGCGCTGGCAGGTTGCGACGTTCTCTTCGGCTGCATGGACAGCCACGACGGTCGCCGCACGCTTAACCGGCTCGCGTCCTTCTACGTGCTGCCGTACTTTGACTGCGGCGTCGGCTTGGTGGCCGACGGATGCGGCAACATCGACGACGTCACAGCGGCGTCGCACTACGTCCAGCCGGGGCGATCGACGTTGCTCGCACGCAGAGTAATTTCGCAGAAGCGGGCCGACGCTGAAGCGATGGCCCGCCGCGATCCTGAGCAGTACCGAGCGCTTCACGCCGAGAAATACATCGAGGGAGCAGAGATCGACAGCCCCGCCGTAATCAGCGTCAACGCGCTCGCAGCCTCTCTGGTAGTGAACGAGTTCCTTGCGCGACTTCACCCGTTCCGCCAGACGGCAAATGCGGACTACGCGTCCGTCCGTCTGAAGTACGACGCGATGCTGCTCGACGTGGAGCGAGAGACGAATGCCACCCCCCTTCGCAGGGCGCTCGGGCGCGGCGACGTCCACCCGCTCCTGGACTTGCCCGAGCTGTCGTCGGTAGGAGCGTAG